A part of Geothrix oryzae genomic DNA contains:
- a CDS encoding 2-oxoacid:ferredoxin oxidoreductase subunit beta: MSATMTPNVNTPGDFQAKDYKSDLKPIWCPGCGDYSVVQGIYRALAAIGRPPHEIAFISGIGCSSRIPGYTTAYGFNTVHGRALPIAQGIKLANPDLLVLAAGGDGDGFSIGGGHIAHLIRRNIDITYIVMDNQIYGLTKGQLSPTSQKGRTTCTSPHGSLENPVNPLLYVLAYGAGFVAQASPTDLVGMAAIIEEAIRYPGFAFVNIQSPCVTYGEEAQQIKGLKAISETLESLGHDPSDRLAAMNLAQNYGTKLNLGVFYRNPEPAPTYDGLVRERQAQLSQGAPSKERILDLFIKK; this comes from the coding sequence ATGAGCGCGACCATGACCCCCAATGTGAACACTCCGGGCGACTTCCAGGCCAAGGACTACAAGAGCGACCTGAAGCCCATCTGGTGCCCCGGCTGTGGTGACTATTCCGTGGTGCAGGGCATCTACCGCGCCCTGGCCGCCATCGGCCGCCCGCCCCACGAGATCGCCTTCATCTCCGGCATCGGCTGCTCGAGCCGCATTCCCGGCTACACCACGGCCTACGGCTTCAACACCGTCCACGGCCGGGCCCTGCCCATCGCCCAGGGCATCAAGCTGGCCAACCCCGACCTGCTGGTGCTGGCGGCCGGCGGGGACGGCGACGGCTTCTCCATCGGCGGCGGGCATATTGCCCACCTGATCCGCCGCAACATCGACATCACCTACATCGTGATGGACAACCAGATCTACGGGCTCACCAAGGGCCAGCTCTCGCCCACCTCGCAGAAGGGCCGCACCACCTGCACCTCGCCCCACGGGAGCCTCGAGAATCCCGTCAATCCGCTGCTCTATGTGCTGGCCTACGGCGCCGGCTTCGTGGCCCAGGCCTCCCCCACGGACCTGGTGGGCATGGCGGCCATCATCGAGGAGGCCATCCGCTACCCCGGCTTCGCCTTCGTGAACATCCAGTCCCCCTGCGTCACCTACGGCGAGGAGGCCCAGCAGATCAAGGGCCTCAAGGCCATCAGCGAGACCCTCGAGAGCCTGGGGCACGATCCTTCGGACCGGCTGGCGGCCATGAACCTGGCCCAGAACTACGGCACCAAGCTGAACCTCGGCGTGTTCTACCGGAACCCCGAGCCCGCGCCGACCTACGACGGTCTGGTTCGAGAGCGCCAGGCCCAGCTCTCCCAGGGCGCCCCGTCGAAGGAGCGTATCCTGGACCTCTTCATCAAGAAGTGA
- a CDS encoding 2-oxoacid:acceptor oxidoreductase subunit alpha, with product MRKDLVFGMAGSGGDGIVSAGDSLLQAASAEGYHGVMTKSFGSQIRGGESSCRVRISTDPVLNPGGNLDVAVALNWEDFLKFGAELPVAGTTVVIYEAATGVPENQIPLVGVTPLQVIAVPIAEMAKTHAGTERAKNTVVLGLIAGWFGIGAVAVMKGISKKLAKKSQELVAANQKAFDAGMAFAKEHPLKADMTILPLEDKGGVKLLTDGNDMCAAAAIFAGCQFFGGYPITPSTEIMQFFTNHVWKYGGAVLQAEDEIAGIGAAVGASFAGKKAMTATSGPGLSLKSEMMGLASIAELPLVIVDVQRGGPSTGLPTKTEQSDLFAAAFSAHGDVIRPVLAPTSVADTFRTTIEAFNIAEYYQTPVIILSDQEIASRKETLDPIDTTQFKIIDRLRPTGADLQDYKRFKQTENHISPISHPGMLGGTYLASGIEHVESGAPTNSGSVHARMNDKRTKKFDPLKERRDLFEITGNPDAPLALVAWGSVAGVCREALQMAREQGLDVKLMVPYLLYPVAEQTYRDFFASVQKGLVVEQSHLAQTFKVLRMHLDLPKGLQSLARSGANPFLPGEIVAALHHLLAELQRSHEGKLQPQE from the coding sequence ATGCGCAAGGATCTTGTCTTCGGAATGGCCGGTTCAGGAGGCGATGGCATCGTCTCTGCCGGTGACTCCCTTCTCCAGGCCGCTTCGGCCGAGGGTTATCACGGCGTGATGACCAAGAGCTTCGGCTCCCAGATCCGCGGCGGCGAGTCCTCCTGTCGCGTGCGCATCAGCACGGATCCGGTCCTGAACCCCGGCGGCAACCTCGATGTGGCCGTGGCCTTGAACTGGGAGGACTTCCTCAAGTTCGGCGCCGAGCTGCCCGTGGCCGGCACCACCGTGGTGATCTACGAGGCCGCCACCGGCGTGCCCGAAAACCAGATCCCCCTGGTGGGCGTGACGCCCCTGCAGGTGATCGCGGTGCCCATCGCGGAGATGGCCAAGACCCACGCCGGCACCGAGCGCGCCAAGAACACCGTGGTGCTCGGCCTCATCGCCGGCTGGTTCGGCATCGGCGCCGTGGCGGTGATGAAGGGCATTTCCAAGAAGCTGGCCAAGAAGAGCCAGGAACTCGTCGCCGCCAACCAGAAGGCCTTCGACGCAGGCATGGCGTTCGCGAAGGAACATCCCCTCAAGGCCGACATGACCATCCTGCCCTTGGAGGACAAGGGGGGCGTCAAGCTCCTGACCGACGGCAACGACATGTGCGCCGCCGCTGCCATCTTCGCGGGCTGCCAGTTCTTCGGCGGCTACCCGATCACGCCCTCCACCGAGATCATGCAGTTCTTCACCAACCATGTCTGGAAGTACGGCGGTGCGGTGCTGCAGGCCGAAGACGAGATCGCGGGCATCGGCGCGGCCGTGGGCGCCTCCTTCGCCGGCAAGAAGGCCATGACCGCCACCAGCGGCCCCGGCCTCTCCCTGAAGTCGGAGATGATGGGCCTCGCCAGCATTGCCGAGCTGCCCCTGGTGATCGTGGATGTGCAGCGCGGCGGCCCCTCCACGGGCCTGCCCACCAAGACCGAGCAGTCCGACCTCTTCGCGGCGGCCTTCTCCGCCCACGGCGATGTGATCCGCCCCGTGCTGGCCCCGACCTCCGTGGCCGACACCTTCCGCACCACCATCGAGGCCTTCAACATCGCCGAGTACTACCAGACGCCGGTGATCATCCTGTCCGACCAGGAGATCGCCTCGCGCAAGGAGACCCTGGATCCCATCGACACCACCCAGTTCAAGATCATCGACCGCCTCCGGCCGACCGGCGCGGATCTCCAGGACTACAAGCGGTTCAAGCAGACCGAGAACCACATCAGCCCCATCAGCCACCCCGGCATGCTCGGCGGCACCTACCTGGCTTCCGGCATCGAACATGTCGAATCCGGGGCCCCCACGAACAGCGGTTCCGTGCATGCGCGCATGAACGACAAGCGCACGAAGAAGTTCGATCCGTTGAAGGAGCGCAGGGACCTCTTCGAGATCACCGGCAATCCTGATGCGCCGCTGGCCCTGGTGGCCTGGGGCAGCGTGGCCGGCGTGTGCCGCGAGGCGCTGCAGATGGCCCGGGAACAGGGGCTGGATGTGAAGCTGATGGTGCCCTACCTGCTCTACCCGGTGGCCGAGCAGACCTACCGCGACTTCTTCGCCTCGGTCCAGAAGGGGCTCGTCGTCGAGCAGTCCCACCTGGCCCAGACCTTCAAGGTGCTGCGCATGCACCTCGACCTGCCCAAGGGCCTGCAGTCCCTGGCCCGCAGCGGCGCGAACCCGTTCCTGCCCGGCGAGATCGTCGCGGCCCTCCACCATCTCCTCGCGGAGCTGCAGCGCAGCCACGAGGGCAAGCTTCAGCCCCAGGAGTGA
- the fabD gene encoding ACP S-malonyltransferase, whose translation MSKVAWLFPGQGSQAVGMGVALAEAEPAARAVLQEADAALGFPLSRLMAEGPEEILKLTEHTQPAILTHSVMVVRAWGHRLPKPDFAAGHSLGEYSALVALGTLSFQDAVRTVRERGRAMQEAVPVGVGAMAAILGMSLGDVEASCAEAAAATGKIVVPANFNGPGQIVIAGHAEAVDAALEAVKTRGGRKAMKLPVSAPFHSPLMEPAQARMEPILRGLAFQAPLCPLVNNVDAAAVSEPGALRDGLVRQIPGAVRWQATLDLLLDQGVTTFLELGPGKVLAGLVKRQAKERGLEVSALSFGAPEDLAQLG comes from the coding sequence ATGAGCAAGGTCGCGTGGCTGTTTCCCGGTCAGGGGTCGCAGGCGGTGGGCATGGGCGTGGCACTGGCCGAGGCTGAGCCCGCGGCGCGAGCGGTGCTCCAGGAGGCTGACGCGGCCCTGGGCTTTCCCCTGTCGAGGCTGATGGCCGAAGGGCCCGAAGAGATCCTGAAGCTCACCGAGCACACCCAGCCCGCGATCCTCACCCACAGCGTCATGGTCGTGCGGGCCTGGGGCCATCGTCTGCCGAAGCCGGACTTCGCCGCGGGGCACTCCCTGGGCGAATACAGCGCCCTGGTGGCCCTGGGGACCCTGAGCTTCCAGGATGCCGTCCGCACCGTGCGCGAGCGCGGCCGGGCCATGCAGGAGGCCGTGCCCGTGGGCGTGGGCGCCATGGCGGCGATCCTGGGCATGAGCCTGGGCGATGTGGAAGCGAGTTGCGCCGAGGCGGCCGCCGCCACCGGCAAAATCGTGGTGCCCGCGAACTTCAACGGCCCGGGGCAGATCGTCATCGCAGGCCACGCCGAGGCGGTGGACGCGGCCCTGGAGGCCGTCAAGACCCGCGGCGGGCGGAAGGCGATGAAGCTGCCCGTGAGCGCGCCCTTCCACTCCCCCCTCATGGAGCCCGCCCAGGCGCGCATGGAACCCATCCTGCGGGGCTTGGCCTTCCAGGCGCCCCTCTGTCCCCTGGTAAACAATGTGGACGCAGCCGCAGTCTCGGAACCCGGGGCGCTGAGGGATGGGCTGGTGCGTCAGATTCCGGGCGCCGTGCGCTGGCAGGCCACCCTGGACCTGCTGCTGGACCAGGGGGTCACCACCTTCCTTGAGCTGGGACCGGGCAAGGTCCTGGCCGGCCTCGTGAAGCGCCAGGCGAAGGAGCGGGGCCTCGAGGTTTCGGCCCTGAGCTTCGGCGCGCCCGAGGACCTCGCCCAGCTGGGCTGA